CTTGCTGAAATAAGAGTTGTCGGTAAAATTAAGCTGGTACGCAATGGCCGAGATACTCAAATTCAGGTTCACCAACAGCCGTTTGGCCTCCAGCAGCACCCTGCCGCGAATCACTTCCCCAGCCGATTGCCCCAACACATCCTTGCAAAGCGCATTTAAATGATTAGGCGTGATGTAGAGCATGGCTGCATAATCTTTTGGCAAACGCAGTTTAATATAATGCTGCTCTACCAGCTTCTGGAAACTACCCAGCAGCGTTTGGTTATAGCTGCCGGCAACAACCGGCTGATCGCCTTGCTGTAACCGGCCAATGCTGATGAACAATTGAAGTAGCAGTGCGCGCACCATATCGCCACCCATGGGGCGGTGGTTTTGCCCTTCAAAAAGTATTTGCTCAATGATGCTGATAATCACCGCTTGTTCATCGGCGGGTATATCTACCACATCATTGAGCGCATTACCGTCAAAAAAGCGAAACTGATCCAGGTAATCCGGTTTGAGTAGAAGGGTATTTAGAAACTCGGGCGAAAAGTTGATGACGTAACCATCCACATGTCCCTCAAAAGCCCAGCTGTGAACCTGGCCGGGAACCATAAAGTAGATCTGGCCCGGGTGCACAGGGAAGCTTTCAAAATCTATGGTGTGATGCCCGCCGCCATCTGTAAATAATACCAGGTGATAAAAATTGTGCTTATGCGCCAGGTGCAGGTTGGGGTGTACCTTTAAATACGGCGCAAAACGACTGATCTGAAAGTCATCCTTCTGGAAGCCCGAGAGCGTGTAAATATCATATACCGGGAAGCCGCTTTTCATACCTCAAAGGTACGTAAAAGCCACATCTGGCAATGGTGCTGGATGTGGCTTTTATGGTATTATTTACTGATTTATGTAAATTGTTCTATTGCGTCAAGTTCAGATCAATGTAGCTTATAGGCTTTTTCAACGGTTATGGCAGGTCTGGCTTTTGGCTCAGACATGGCAGCGGCAGCTTGTAAGCCCATGCCGTGTACGTTATATACACTCATTAAGGGGCCCTCAAAACCGGATACGTTGATCTTGCCAATTTTGGCGTTGCGGGCATTGGCTAATGAAATTCCTTTTTTGCAGGTGCCGGTAATGTTGTCAATCACCAATCCATCTAATGGTTTATCTGGATGAACGCCTACCCCGTCAATCAATACCGGAGCATCTTTTACCCTGATATTGGTAAAGCTGAAATTCTTTACTGTAGGGATGCCTTCTTTACCCGGCACCGGATCCTGATCCTGCAAGCCACTGCCCATTAGGTTAAAGCGTAAAAAGCCGCCTTCCATGCCCTCGGCGTCTACGTTATCTACTGCAATGTTTTCTATAAATGCACCGCGCCCTACCTGGCTCTTCATGTAAACGGCAAAAGTTTTGGCGCCTTTAAAATGGCATTTTTCTATACGCACGTTGCGGATACCGCCCGATGTTTCGCTGCCTATGCCAATGCAGGCAAAAATAGAATCGGCAAAAGTACAGTTACTGATGTGCACATCCTCGGTGGTGCGCAGCAGTGTATAACCCTCCATGCCCCGGCCTGATTTAAGCGAGATACAATCATCGCCCGTGGCTATATCGCAGCCCTCGATGCGCACCTGTTTGCATGAATCTACGTCAATGCCATCGCCGTTACCGCCTACGCTGCGGATGGTGAGATTTTTGATGTGAATATTATCGCAAAACGTAGGATGTACAGACCACATGTTTTTATAATCGGTACTAAAATTCTCCAGCAAAATGCCGCTGCAGCCAATTAGCTCAATTAGTGCCGGGTGGCGTAACGGTTTCTCTGCCGATGGCCTGCCGCCCAGGGCATAGTTGCCCGCAATTTTGCCGGGGCCGCTGATGCCTATGTTTTTGGCATCTACCGCATAGATCAATCCGGCATGGCCGGGTATCCATTTGCCTTCCCAACGTACCTGCATGGTCGGGTAATCATCAAAGTCTGCCGAGCCGCTAATGATGGCGCCTTCTTCCAGTGTTATTGTCGTGTTACTGCGGATTTGTATCGCGCCGGTTAAATAATTTCCGGCAGGGAAAGTAACATTTCCGCCGCCTAATACGTAACAACGATCAAGAGCCTGTTGTAATGCTATGGTATCCTTGGTGTTACCATCGCCTTTGGCGCCATAGTCGCGCACATTGAGGTCAACTTTGCCTGTTACAGGAGGCGCTTGATGAGCAGTTTCGGTCTGGGCTGGTGCGGCCAGTGCAGAACCGGTTAATGAAGCTGCAACAGGGGCCAATAATAGTCCGCGACCAATGGTTTGCGCAAATTTGCGGCGAGAGTACGATGATGATGCCATTTTAATTGGGTTAGATTGGTTTATTCAAGGATCGCTTAAAAGTAATTAACTTTTATATTGGGTAGGTTCTTTTTGTATATTACATCAAAAATTTTATAAATCTTATTCTCTAAATGTTTCTTTCCAAAGGCATGGCTAAAAGCAAATTAAAAATTTGTTTATCGCTTTTTGCGGTTTTAATAGCCGGCAAAGTGCAGGCCGAAGGAAGTAAAGAAATAAGCTCCAATGGGGGTAATCGTGCATTTCTGGTATCGGCTACAACAGTAACGGCCTCATTCTTGTTCCCTACGTTGGGTACCATGAAGGTTTATGCCAAAGCTGGCGAAACTATCAACGTTGGGTCAAGCGTACAGGGTAATGGGTTGGGCACCATAAACATGCGTGCGCCTAATGGCAATACTTACACCAGTGGCAGTTCTACAACTATTGGCCTGATTGCCAATCGCGCGCAAGAATTGGCCGGTCCGCTGCCCAATGCAGGTGGCTATACTCCTTACACCCGTACCGTGCAGGCCGGCGAAGACGGTGTTTGGGAGGTTGATTTTGTTGCTCAAAATGGCGGTCTGCCCAGCGAAAACCCTGTACCTATTGCTGCTAATGCCAGTTGGACACAATACTCCGGCCAGTACATTGCCGCTTTTGATATTACGGTGCGCTCCGCAGCTAACGCACCTATAACCGGCCGGGTTTATACCAATATCTTCTCGGGGATACTGGGTAGTTTTGATACCGGCTTCAACGGCATTTTTAAAATATTGACCAAAGATGGCTACGCTTATACGCTTGATAATAACGGCCAGGCCGGTAATGGTTTCTCCTTCTTTGTAAATAACAAAGGTTTTAGAAATGCCGGTGGCGATGCCTCTTACCAAAGTATAAATAACCTGGATAAACCCAATATTCAGGATCCGCGGGCTGCCGATACCCAGTCTGACGTTACCTATAAAATATTTTTTAATGACCCGGCTGCAGATCTGCCGGCAACTGCGCCGGTGCCGGGTGGTGGTACTACCTGGTTGCACAATGCTATTGCACAGCCTGCAATTACACAGTCTGGTTTTCAGGGTATTGAAGGAACCTTAAACCGGGCCGGTACATCGCCATTGCAAAGCGTGTTCACCTTTACTGTAAATAAAAACGGGGGGTATACTATACTGATTGATGTAGATCAGAATGGCAGTTTTGCTGACCCGAAAGATCGCAAACTTACCGGCACCGTAAGCGAAGGACCAAACCAGGTAATCTGGGACGGGTTAGACGGACAGGGCGCTAAAGTGCCTGCCGGCAATTACAATGCTACCATTAACGTAGTGCTGTTTGGCGGCGAAGTACATTTTCCCTTCTTTGACGTTGAGCGCAACGTAAATGGCATCAAGCTTACCAGAACCAACGGTAACCTGGCGCCAGATTTTACGGTGTATTGGGATGACAGCAGTATATCTACCGTTGGCACGCCATCTAGTCCTGTTAAAAATATTACCGGTTTAAATAGCCAGATTAATGGCCATAAGTGGGGTTCGCCCGGTGCCTTGCCGTCAGATTTTGGCGACGAAAGAGGTTTGGACACCTGGGCTTATATAGCATCTACTAATCTCTCTGCAGCGGTGCCTATACAGCTACAGGAGGCCGATTTGCAGTTGAGCGATATCAACGCCAACTCAGGCGGCGGATGCGTGGGCCAGTTGGTTAATTATGTGTTTACTGCTCGCAACAATGGCCCTAATGCGGTTAGCGGCAGTAAGCTCAGTTTTGCCTTCCCTGCTGATTTGACTAACGTGCAGGTAACCCACACGCCTACCGGAGGTACGGTTGCTTTTTCTGCCGAGACCACTAATAATGGGGTATATTCTGTATCGCTCGATCTTACATCGGGTGCGGCAGCACAGTTTGTGGTTACGGGCAGAGTGCCAAAAATGCCAGCCTCTGGCAGTGTTACGGTAACCGCAGGTATTATGCGCCCGGCGGATGTGACCGACCCTGATGCCACCAACCCCGATGCCGCTGCACCGAATGATGCACAGGTAGAGTGCGACTCGGCACCATCAGGTACTGGCTGTAATAATGTTAAAACCAATGTGCTGGCCTTTATCATGCCGCCCGATGCCGGTAATGATCAAACTGTTTTTATAA
This region of Mucilaginibacter yixingensis genomic DNA includes:
- a CDS encoding AraC family transcriptional regulator, which encodes MKSGFPVYDIYTLSGFQKDDFQISRFAPYLKVHPNLHLAHKHNFYHLVLFTDGGGHHTIDFESFPVHPGQIYFMVPGQVHSWAFEGHVDGYVINFSPEFLNTLLLKPDYLDQFRFFDGNALNDVVDIPADEQAVIISIIEQILFEGQNHRPMGGDMVRALLLQLFISIGRLQQGDQPVVAGSYNQTLLGSFQKLVEQHYIKLRLPKDYAAMLYITPNHLNALCKDVLGQSAGEVIRGRVLLEAKRLLVNLNLSISAIAYQLNFTDNSYFSKFFKKYEGITPEEFRNKILSQHTL
- a CDS encoding glycoside hydrolase family 28 protein; the encoded protein is MASSSYSRRKFAQTIGRGLLLAPVAASLTGSALAAPAQTETAHQAPPVTGKVDLNVRDYGAKGDGNTKDTIALQQALDRCYVLGGGNVTFPAGNYLTGAIQIRSNTTITLEEGAIISGSADFDDYPTMQVRWEGKWIPGHAGLIYAVDAKNIGISGPGKIAGNYALGGRPSAEKPLRHPALIELIGCSGILLENFSTDYKNMWSVHPTFCDNIHIKNLTIRSVGGNGDGIDVDSCKQVRIEGCDIATGDDCISLKSGRGMEGYTLLRTTEDVHISNCTFADSIFACIGIGSETSGGIRNVRIEKCHFKGAKTFAVYMKSQVGRGAFIENIAVDNVDAEGMEGGFLRFNLMGSGLQDQDPVPGKEGIPTVKNFSFTNIRVKDAPVLIDGVGVHPDKPLDGLVIDNITGTCKKGISLANARNAKIGKINVSGFEGPLMSVYNVHGMGLQAAAAMSEPKARPAITVEKAYKLH
- a CDS encoding gliding motility-associated C-terminal domain-containing protein — encoded protein: MFLSKGMAKSKLKICLSLFAVLIAGKVQAEGSKEISSNGGNRAFLVSATTVTASFLFPTLGTMKVYAKAGETINVGSSVQGNGLGTINMRAPNGNTYTSGSSTTIGLIANRAQELAGPLPNAGGYTPYTRTVQAGEDGVWEVDFVAQNGGLPSENPVPIAANASWTQYSGQYIAAFDITVRSAANAPITGRVYTNIFSGILGSFDTGFNGIFKILTKDGYAYTLDNNGQAGNGFSFFVNNKGFRNAGGDASYQSINNLDKPNIQDPRAADTQSDVTYKIFFNDPAADLPATAPVPGGGTTWLHNAIAQPAITQSGFQGIEGTLNRAGTSPLQSVFTFTVNKNGGYTILIDVDQNGSFADPKDRKLTGTVSEGPNQVIWDGLDGQGAKVPAGNYNATINVVLFGGEVHFPFFDVERNVNGIKLTRTNGNLAPDFTVYWDDSSISTVGTPSSPVKNITGLNSQINGHKWGSPGALPSDFGDERGLDTWAYIASTNLSAAVPIQLQEADLQLSDINANSGGGCVGQLVNYVFTARNNGPNAVSGSKLSFAFPADLTNVQVTHTPTGGTVAFSAETTNNGVYSVSLDLTSGAAAQFVVTGRVPKMPASGSVTVTAGIMRPADVTDPDATNPDAAAPNDAQVECDSAPSGTGCNNVKTNVLAFIMPPDAGNDQTVFINETATLTAVGAGTWAQLGNAPAVAAITTPTALKTEVTGLSVVGKYAFLRTNTAGCTDTAFVTVLPKKIDIPTVITPNGDGKNDTFTIPNIELFPGSQLIIVNRWGNEVYRSDSYQNTWTGEGLSEGTYYYVLNRKEPNGGHTTFKGWLFLKR